A genomic stretch from Dissulfurispira thermophila includes:
- the rplA gene encoding 50S ribosomal protein L1 yields the protein MGKKLENIKAKIDLTKEYPVEEAISLLKDNRVAKFDETVDMAINLGVDAKKSDQMVRGTVVLPYGTGKTVRVLVFAKGEKEKEAKEAGADYVGAEDLVEKIGQGWLEFDKAVATPDLMGLVGKLGKILGPRGLMPNPKLGTVTFDIAKAVKEIKSGKVEYKVEKAGIVHVPIGKVSFDKEKLVENTMAVLKSVIKAKPATSKGKYIKKITMSSTMGPGIKIDISKLKVA from the coding sequence ATGGGGAAAAAACTGGAGAATATAAAAGCAAAGATAGATTTAACTAAAGAGTATCCTGTAGAAGAGGCTATTTCTCTCCTGAAAGACAACAGAGTTGCCAAGTTTGATGAAACAGTTGATATGGCAATAAACCTTGGAGTTGATGCAAAAAAGTCTGACCAAATGGTGAGAGGTACTGTGGTGCTTCCATATGGTACAGGCAAGACAGTAAGGGTGCTGGTTTTTGCAAAGGGAGAGAAGGAAAAAGAAGCAAAAGAAGCAGGTGCTGATTATGTGGGAGCAGAAGACCTTGTAGAGAAGATTGGGCAGGGTTGGCTTGAGTTTGATAAGGCAGTTGCAACCCCTGACCTGATGGGATTGGTTGGAAAGCTTGGTAAGATACTCGGTCCGAGAGGTCTTATGCCGAATCCTAAGCTTGGAACTGTTACCTTTGATATTGCAAAGGCAGTTAAGGAGATAAAGTCAGGAAAGGTCGAATATAAAGTTGAAAAGGCAGGCATTGTGCATGTCCCTATTGGAAAGGTGTCGTTCGATAAAGAGAAATTAGTTGAGAATACTATGGCTGTTTTGAAGTCTGTGATAAAGGCAAAACCAGCAACATCTAAGGGAAAGTATATAAAGAAAATTACAATGTCCTCTACAATGGGCCCTGGAATAAAGATAGATATTTCGAAATTGAAAGTTGCATAG
- the rplJ gene encoding 50S ribosomal protein L10 yields MNLITKQKKSQQIAELSEKFSKSKAVILTEYKGLTVSELASLRNALREVGAEYKVVKNTLGSIAVKGTPVESAMDLFVGPTGIAFGFEDAIAVAKKVLGYAAQNEKLKVKSGIIEGRLCSIDEIKAMSKLPSRPVLLGMLAGAMQAPASKLACALNATLVQFAYALEALKNKRANG; encoded by the coding sequence ATGAATCTGATTACCAAGCAAAAAAAATCCCAACAAATAGCAGAGCTATCAGAAAAATTTTCGAAATCAAAGGCGGTAATTCTAACCGAGTATAAGGGGCTTACCGTATCAGAGCTTGCATCGCTGAGAAATGCATTGAGGGAAGTAGGGGCTGAGTACAAGGTTGTCAAAAACACATTGGGCAGCATAGCCGTAAAAGGCACTCCAGTAGAATCCGCTATGGATCTGTTTGTTGGTCCCACGGGTATAGCTTTTGGTTTTGAAGATGCTATTGCTGTAGCTAAAAAAGTGCTGGGGTATGCAGCCCAAAATGAAAAGCTCAAGGTTAAGAGCGGTATCATTGAAGGAAGATTGTGTTCCATTGATGAGATTAAAGCGATGTCAAAACTTCCGTCAAGACCTGTGCTTCTTGGCATGCTGGCAGGCGCAATGCAAGCACCTGCGTCAAAATTGGCATGTGCACTAAATGCTACACTTGTGCAGTTTGCTTATGCACTGGAGGCATTGAAGAACAAAAGAGCAAATGGATAA
- the rplL gene encoding 50S ribosomal protein L7/L12, translated as MAVTKEDVFNFIDNMTILEMSQFIKEFEERYGVTAAAPVAVASAAAPASGAPSAAAEEKTSFDVILASAGDKKIQVIKVVRELTGLGLKEAKDLVDGAPKPLKTGVTKEEAEAMKAKLEAEGAKVEIK; from the coding sequence ATGGCAGTTACAAAAGAAGATGTTTTTAATTTTATAGACAATATGACAATACTGGAGATGTCACAGTTCATCAAAGAGTTTGAAGAAAGATATGGTGTTACTGCAGCAGCACCTGTAGCAGTAGCATCTGCAGCAGCTCCAGCATCAGGCGCTCCATCTGCAGCAGCAGAGGAAAAAACAAGTTTTGATGTAATTCTTGCATCTGCTGGAGATAAGAAGATACAGGTTATAAAGGTGGTCAGAGAGCTTACAGGTCTTGGGCTTAAAGAAGCAAAGGATCTCGTTGACGGAGCACCAAAGCCTCTTAAGACAGGCGTTACAAAAGAAGAGGCAGAGGCAATGAAGGCAAAACTCGAGGCAGAAGGGGCAAAAGTAGAAATAAAATAA
- the rpoB gene encoding DNA-directed RNA polymerase subunit beta encodes MAKLLRERLNFGKVPPVLDVPYLVEFQRKSFDRFLQKDVAHDKRIEEGLQSAFNSVFPITDYNDTASIEFISYNLGEPKITPRECLLKGLNYSAPLKIKVRLNIYEKNEKGNKILKESKEQEVYIGDIPIMTETGSFIINGVERVIVSQLHRSPGVYFAPDKGKTHASGRLLYTARVIPVRGSWLDFEFDAKDILYVRIDRRKKLPATIVLKALGYSNEDLLKTFYPIEEIRIKDKEHYTRAVSDVLAGIRTRHNIVSPDNKEIIVKEGSKITKMALKKMEAVGIKEIPITRTDIIGRVTLKDIVDPSTGEIIVDGNKEITEDAFHKILSLKIDTLHLLFIDNVSYLPSFRETLLTDRVATQEDALKEIYKKLRPGEPATVAASRELFSGLFFDPKRYDLSPVGRLKINEKLGLDIPLDVRVLTDKDIVEIVRYLLNLRTGKGEVDDIDHLGNRRIRGIGELLENQFRIGLVRMERAVKEKMTLTELDTAMPHDLINAKPVMAAIKEFFGSSQLSQFMDQTNPLSEITHKRRLSALGPGGLTRERAGFEVRDVHPTHYGRICPIETPEGPNIGLITSLASYAKINDFGFIEAPYRKVEGGRVTGEIVYLSAIESERYIIAEATSPMDKKGNLIGEAVSARVGGDFKMVSPEDVQYMDVSPKQIVGVSASLIPFLENDDANRALMGSNMQRQAVPLLKPDAPIVGTGMEHVAARDSGWLSIAKRAGIVESVDASRIVVRVTESGGGVDIYNLVKFQRSNQGTCMNQKPIVNVGDKVERGDILADGPSTDMGELALGKNVIVAFMPWGGYNFEDAILLSERLVKDDIYTSIHIEEFDVEARDTKLGPEEITRDIPNVGEEALKDLDESGIIRIGAEVKAGDILVGKVTPKGETMLTPEEKLLRAIFGEKAEEVKESCLYVPPGIEGTVVDVRILSRKGMEKDERTKSIEQDSINELKRDLEEEIKILKEDKAARIRKLLIGQKVAEDVKDSKTREVVCPKGKKLTEAHLSRVKDDYLLKIRVDDADVRDKLEKINIETNQYIKYLETQYNERVERVKKGDELLPGVNKVVKVFIAMKRKIQMGDKMAGRHGNKGVVSMILPEEDMPYLPDGTPIDIVLNPLGVPSRMNVGQILETHLGWAAMSLGLHVSTPVFEGAKEKEIKDLLKKAGLPTSGQMTLYDGRTGEPFQRPVTVGCMYMLKLHHLVADKIHARSIGPYSLVTQQPLGGKAQFGGQRLGEMEVWALEAYGAAHTLQEFLTVKSDDISGRSRMYEAIVKGDPVLEPGVPESFHVLIKELQSLGLDVELLEKKRTQGG; translated from the coding sequence ATGGCAAAGCTTTTAAGGGAAAGATTAAATTTCGGCAAGGTGCCGCCTGTATTGGATGTGCCGTATCTTGTTGAATTTCAGAGGAAATCATTTGACAGATTCTTACAGAAAGATGTTGCTCATGACAAAAGGATAGAAGAGGGGTTGCAGTCTGCTTTTAATAGTGTTTTTCCTATAACTGATTACAATGATACTGCTTCCATAGAATTTATTTCATATAATCTTGGTGAGCCAAAGATAACGCCGAGGGAGTGTCTTCTCAAAGGACTGAATTATTCTGCACCGCTTAAAATAAAGGTGAGGCTTAATATTTACGAAAAAAATGAAAAAGGCAACAAGATACTGAAGGAGTCAAAAGAACAAGAGGTTTATATAGGCGATATCCCTATTATGACAGAAACAGGGAGTTTTATTATAAATGGAGTAGAGAGGGTAATTGTCAGTCAGTTGCACAGGTCCCCTGGGGTGTATTTTGCCCCGGATAAAGGCAAGACTCATGCAAGCGGAAGGCTTCTATACACAGCGAGGGTGATTCCTGTCAGAGGTTCATGGCTTGATTTTGAATTTGATGCAAAGGATATCCTCTATGTGAGGATTGATAGACGCAAGAAACTGCCTGCAACTATAGTGCTTAAAGCGCTCGGTTACTCAAACGAAGATTTACTCAAGACTTTTTATCCTATTGAGGAGATAAGGATAAAGGATAAAGAGCATTATACAAGGGCGGTGAGCGATGTCCTTGCTGGCATCAGGACGAGGCATAATATAGTTTCTCCTGACAACAAGGAGATTATTGTAAAAGAAGGCAGCAAGATAACGAAGATGGCATTAAAGAAGATGGAGGCTGTAGGAATAAAGGAAATACCTATAACAAGGACTGACATTATTGGCAGAGTCACGCTCAAGGATATTGTTGACCCGTCTACAGGAGAGATAATAGTTGATGGTAATAAGGAAATCACAGAGGATGCTTTTCATAAGATCCTCTCTCTTAAAATAGATACGCTGCATCTGCTTTTCATAGATAATGTGAGTTATCTTCCGTCGTTTAGAGAGACACTTCTTACTGATAGGGTTGCAACACAGGAAGATGCATTAAAAGAGATTTATAAGAAACTCAGGCCTGGTGAGCCTGCAACTGTTGCTGCATCGCGTGAGCTCTTTTCAGGGTTGTTTTTTGATCCTAAAAGGTATGACTTGTCCCCTGTAGGAAGGTTGAAGATAAATGAAAAACTTGGTCTTGATATTCCCCTCGATGTCAGGGTATTGACTGATAAAGACATTGTGGAGATTGTGCGATATCTTTTAAATCTCAGGACAGGCAAAGGAGAGGTGGATGATATAGACCATCTCGGAAACAGAAGGATAAGAGGTATAGGCGAACTGCTCGAAAATCAGTTTAGAATAGGGCTTGTGCGTATGGAAAGAGCTGTAAAGGAGAAGATGACCCTTACAGAACTTGACACAGCAATGCCTCATGACTTGATAAATGCAAAGCCAGTTATGGCTGCTATCAAAGAATTTTTTGGATCAAGTCAATTGAGTCAGTTTATGGACCAGACAAATCCGCTGTCAGAGATAACACATAAAAGGAGGTTGTCAGCCCTTGGTCCCGGCGGCCTTACAAGGGAGCGGGCAGGATTTGAGGTTAGAGATGTGCATCCAACACATTACGGAAGGATATGTCCTATAGAAACTCCAGAAGGTCCAAATATCGGGCTTATCACATCTCTTGCATCATATGCGAAAATCAATGACTTTGGTTTTATAGAAGCTCCTTACAGGAAGGTCGAAGGAGGCCGTGTTACAGGTGAGATAGTATATTTATCCGCGATAGAAAGTGAAAGGTATATTATTGCTGAGGCTACTTCTCCGATGGATAAAAAGGGAAATCTTATTGGCGAGGCTGTTTCAGCAAGAGTGGGAGGAGATTTTAAAATGGTCTCTCCTGAAGATGTTCAGTACATGGATGTATCGCCTAAACAGATAGTTGGTGTCTCTGCATCATTAATCCCATTTTTAGAAAATGATGATGCAAATAGGGCATTGATGGGGTCTAACATGCAGAGGCAGGCTGTTCCACTCTTAAAGCCTGATGCGCCTATTGTTGGAACCGGCATGGAGCATGTTGCTGCAAGGGATTCTGGCTGGTTGAGCATTGCAAAAAGGGCGGGTATTGTTGAGAGTGTTGATGCATCAAGAATTGTGGTAAGAGTAACAGAGAGTGGAGGCGGAGTTGATATATATAACCTTGTCAAATTTCAACGATCAAATCAGGGTACATGTATGAATCAGAAACCAATTGTTAATGTAGGAGACAAGGTCGAAAGAGGCGATATACTGGCTGATGGTCCCTCTACTGATATGGGTGAATTGGCACTTGGTAAAAATGTTATAGTTGCCTTTATGCCGTGGGGAGGCTATAACTTTGAGGATGCAATCCTTCTGAGTGAAAGGCTTGTGAAAGATGATATATATACCTCTATTCACATAGAAGAATTCGATGTAGAGGCAAGAGATACAAAACTCGGACCTGAGGAGATCACAAGGGATATTCCTAATGTTGGTGAAGAGGCTTTGAAAGACCTCGATGAGAGCGGCATAATAAGAATCGGCGCTGAGGTTAAGGCAGGTGATATCCTCGTTGGAAAAGTTACACCAAAAGGCGAGACAATGCTTACTCCAGAGGAGAAGCTCCTCCGTGCAATATTTGGAGAAAAAGCAGAAGAGGTAAAAGAGAGTTGCCTCTATGTCCCCCCCGGAATTGAAGGCACTGTCGTTGATGTAAGGATACTGTCAAGAAAGGGAATGGAAAAAGATGAGAGGACAAAGAGTATAGAACAAGACAGTATAAACGAACTCAAGAGAGATTTGGAAGAAGAGATAAAAATCTTAAAGGAAGACAAGGCTGCAAGGATAAGGAAACTGTTGATAGGGCAGAAAGTAGCAGAAGATGTAAAGGATTCTAAGACAAGAGAGGTTGTATGTCCTAAAGGTAAGAAGCTTACAGAGGCTCACTTGAGTAGGGTTAAAGACGACTACCTTTTGAAGATAAGGGTTGATGATGCAGATGTCAGGGATAAATTAGAGAAAATAAACATAGAGACAAATCAATACATCAAATATCTCGAAACGCAATATAACGAAAGGGTAGAAAGAGTAAAAAAGGGAGATGAGCTCTTGCCCGGAGTAAACAAGGTTGTGAAGGTGTTTATTGCTATGAAAAGAAAGATACAGATGGGAGATAAGATGGCAGGACGACACGGAAACAAAGGTGTTGTCTCTATGATTCTGCCCGAGGAGGACATGCCTTATTTGCCTGACGGAACACCTATTGATATAGTGCTGAATCCACTCGGCGTTCCTTCAAGAATGAATGTCGGACAGATACTCGAGACCCATCTCGGCTGGGCTGCTATGTCACTTGGATTGCATGTATCAACACCTGTATTTGAAGGAGCAAAAGAAAAAGAGATTAAGGACCTTCTAAAAAAGGCAGGACTTCCGACATCAGGGCAAATGACCCTTTATGACGGAAGGACAGGTGAGCCATTTCAACGACCTGTGACTGTTGGTTGTATGTATATGCTTAAACTGCATCATCTTGTTGCTGATAAAATCCATGCACGATCTATTGGTCCTTACTCTCTTGTTACACAGCAGCCTCTTGGTGGAAAGGCACAGTTCGGAGGGCAGAGGCTCGGAGAGATGGAGGTCTGGGCATTGGAGGCATATGGTGCAGCCCATACACTGCAGGAATTCCTGACAGTAAAGAGCGATGATATAAGTGGAAGATCTCGTATGTATGAGGCAATTGTGAAAGGAGACCCAGTGCTTGAGCCTGGTGTTCCCGAATCATTTCATGTATTAATAAAAGAACTCCAGAGTCTTGGTCTTGATGTAGAACTTCTGGAGAAAAAGAGAACACAGGGAGGATAG
- the rpoC gene encoding DNA-directed RNA polymerase subunit beta' translates to MEDIYALFQRPKNPKDFDAIRIKLASPEKIREWSYGEVKKPETINYRTFKPEHDGLFCAKIFGPVKDWECLCGKYKRMKHRGVICDKCGVEVIQSKVRRERMGHIELATPVAHVWFLRGVPSRIGTLLDMTIRQLERVLYFEEYIVIDPGDTPLKEKELLSEDEYKKKLSEFGSRFKAGMGAEAIRELLKKVDLETLAKDLKEKIDAVSSLGIKRKLTKRLKIVEAFIKSENRPEWMILDIIPVLPPDLRPLVPLDGGRFATSDLNDLYRRVINRNNRLKRLMDLKAPSVIIKNEKRMLQEAVDALFDNSKKAKVLKAGGKRALKSLSDMIKGKQGRFRQNLLGKRVDYSGRSVIVVGPELQLNQCGLPKRMALELFKPFVFNKLEEKGYATTIKQAKRLVEKETPEVWDALEDVIREHPVLLNRAPTLHRLGIQAFDPIIVEGKAIKLHPLVCTAFNADFDGDQMAVHVPLSIEAQIEARVLMLSVNNLLSPANGKPIVVPTQDMVLGIYYLTKQKNGAKGEGKIFADIEDVRSAYDSNIVEEHARIKVRMNGELVETTVGRVLLSEILPHSVPFSMVNKELTKKELGKLIEYIHKTLGKRETVVFLNNLERLGFGYATKSGISICIDDMHVPTKKAELIKEAEQEVMEVQRQYADGLITQGERYNKVIDIWANVTERVAEEMMKELGAEDGKPLSDEELKERRTFNNIFMMADSGARGSTAQIRQLAGMRGLMAKPSGEIIETPITANFREGLTPLQYFISTHGARKGLADTALKTANAGYLTRRLVDVAQDVILTEDDCGTREGIVVTALIEGGEIIQPLEDRIFGRTLAESLKDPITNEIIANRNQEIDDELAKKIVDAGIDRVKIRSVLTCNSRSGVCAKCYGRDLARGDAIEIGEAIGIIAAQSIGEPGTQLTMRTFHIGGAATKVIEQATLEPKNSGYVKFIDLNAVKNKEGVLIVLNRNAMIAIVDKSGREKEKYNLVYGARIFAEDGQKIEAGQRLVEWDPYSTPILTEIGGRIALGDIVEGVTVKEEVDETTGLAHKVIIDYPANMRPRVSIKDEHGRTAKIPGTNNPARYLLPSGAHLLVDKGDVVMPGDILAKIPRETTKTKDITGGLPRVAELFEARRPKEQAIVTEIDGIVEFRGAHKGMRVVVVKGGEDSREYLIPKGKHVTVHEGDWVKAGEPLMDGAVNPHSILDILGPKELQRYLVDEVQKVYRLQGVSINDKHIEVIVRQMMRKVRIEDPGDTTFLIGDEIDRITFIEENERVRAEGGKAARGRPMLLGITKASLATESWVSAASFQETTRVLTEAALSGAVDELKGLKENVIMGRIIPAGTGMPSYRETFIKGDFYSMQLEHEEVETE, encoded by the coding sequence ATAGAAGACATTTATGCCCTTTTTCAGAGGCCTAAGAATCCAAAGGATTTTGATGCAATAAGGATAAAGCTTGCATCACCCGAAAAGATAAGGGAATGGTCATACGGTGAGGTAAAAAAGCCTGAAACAATAAATTATCGCACATTCAAGCCTGAACACGATGGACTTTTCTGTGCAAAGATATTCGGTCCTGTCAAAGACTGGGAGTGTCTTTGCGGAAAGTACAAGAGAATGAAGCACAGGGGTGTAATATGCGATAAATGCGGTGTCGAGGTAATCCAGTCAAAGGTAAGAAGAGAGAGGATGGGGCATATAGAGCTTGCAACTCCTGTGGCGCATGTATGGTTTTTAAGAGGGGTGCCGAGCAGAATAGGAACCCTCCTTGATATGACAATAAGACAACTTGAGAGAGTACTGTATTTTGAAGAATATATTGTAATAGACCCAGGAGATACCCCTCTGAAAGAAAAGGAACTTCTCTCAGAAGACGAATATAAGAAAAAGCTCTCTGAATTTGGCAGCAGATTCAAGGCAGGTATGGGTGCAGAGGCAATAAGAGAGCTTTTGAAAAAGGTTGATCTCGAGACACTTGCAAAGGATTTAAAGGAAAAAATAGATGCTGTTTCATCACTTGGTATTAAGAGGAAACTTACTAAGAGATTAAAGATAGTTGAGGCATTTATAAAATCAGAGAATCGTCCTGAATGGATGATACTCGATATTATACCTGTGCTACCTCCTGATTTAAGACCGCTCGTTCCTCTTGATGGCGGGCGTTTTGCTACATCTGACCTCAATGACCTTTACAGAAGGGTTATAAATAGGAATAACAGACTCAAAAGACTTATGGATTTAAAGGCACCAAGCGTTATTATAAAAAATGAAAAGAGGATGCTTCAGGAAGCTGTTGATGCGCTGTTTGATAACAGCAAAAAGGCAAAGGTTTTGAAGGCAGGCGGTAAGAGGGCATTAAAGTCTCTAAGTGATATGATAAAGGGTAAGCAAGGCAGGTTCAGGCAGAATCTGCTTGGCAAGAGGGTTGATTATTCAGGACGCTCTGTTATAGTTGTTGGCCCTGAGCTTCAACTCAATCAGTGTGGTTTACCAAAACGAATGGCGCTTGAACTTTTTAAGCCATTTGTCTTTAATAAGCTTGAAGAGAAAGGTTATGCAACTACGATAAAACAGGCAAAGAGATTGGTTGAAAAGGAAACCCCAGAGGTGTGGGATGCACTGGAAGATGTTATTCGTGAGCATCCTGTGCTTTTAAACCGTGCTCCAACCCTTCACAGACTCGGTATTCAGGCATTTGATCCGATAATTGTGGAGGGTAAGGCTATAAAGCTGCATCCCCTTGTCTGTACAGCATTTAATGCAGACTTTGACGGTGATCAGATGGCAGTGCATGTACCACTTTCAATAGAAGCACAGATAGAAGCAAGGGTGCTTATGCTTTCAGTAAACAACCTTCTTTCTCCCGCAAATGGTAAACCTATTGTTGTGCCAACACAGGATATGGTTTTAGGTATTTACTATCTCACAAAACAGAAAAATGGTGCCAAAGGTGAGGGAAAGATATTTGCTGATATTGAGGATGTACGCTCTGCTTATGATTCCAATATTGTTGAAGAGCATGCAAGAATAAAGGTAAGGATGAATGGTGAACTTGTTGAAACAACAGTGGGCAGGGTTTTATTGAGTGAAATACTTCCTCATTCAGTTCCATTTTCTATGGTTAATAAAGAATTGACAAAAAAGGAGTTAGGAAAGCTCATAGAGTACATACACAAGACACTCGGTAAGAGAGAGACTGTTGTATTTTTGAATAACCTCGAAAGGCTCGGTTTTGGTTATGCTACAAAGTCTGGAATTTCAATATGTATTGATGACATGCATGTTCCAACAAAGAAGGCAGAGCTAATAAAAGAGGCAGAGCAAGAGGTCATGGAGGTTCAGAGACAGTATGCAGATGGTCTTATAACTCAGGGTGAGAGGTACAATAAGGTCATCGATATTTGGGCAAATGTGACAGAAAGGGTTGCTGAGGAGATGATGAAGGAACTCGGTGCCGAAGACGGCAAGCCGCTTTCTGATGAGGAATTGAAAGAGAGAAGGACATTTAATAACATCTTTATGATGGCTGACTCAGGAGCAAGGGGAAGTACTGCACAGATAAGACAGCTTGCGGGCATGAGGGGACTGATGGCAAAGCCATCTGGAGAGATTATAGAGACTCCGATTACAGCGAATTTCAGGGAAGGGCTAACGCCATTGCAATATTTTATCTCAACTCATGGTGCAAGAAAGGGACTTGCAGATACTGCATTAAAAACAGCGAATGCAGGATACCTGACAAGGAGACTTGTTGATGTTGCACAGGATGTGATCCTTACAGAAGATGATTGTGGAACAAGAGAAGGTATAGTGGTTACTGCACTTATTGAGGGTGGAGAGATAATACAACCATTGGAGGACAGGATATTTGGCAGGACACTTGCTGAGTCATTAAAAGACCCTATTACAAATGAAATCATTGCAAATAGAAATCAGGAGATAGATGATGAGCTTGCAAAGAAGATTGTTGATGCTGGCATTGACAGGGTAAAGATAAGGTCTGTGCTTACATGCAATTCAAGGAGTGGGGTTTGTGCAAAATGCTATGGCAGGGACCTTGCAAGAGGAGATGCCATAGAGATAGGAGAAGCTATAGGCATTATTGCTGCTCAGTCTATTGGTGAGCCGGGCACACAGCTTACCATGAGAACATTCCATATTGGTGGTGCTGCAACAAAGGTTATCGAACAGGCAACACTTGAGCCTAAGAATTCAGGGTATGTAAAGTTTATAGATCTCAATGCTGTTAAAAACAAGGAAGGTGTTCTTATTGTCCTCAACAGAAATGCCATGATAGCTATTGTTGATAAATCAGGTAGGGAAAAAGAGAAGTATAACCTTGTGTACGGTGCAAGGATTTTTGCAGAGGATGGACAGAAGATAGAGGCAGGTCAGCGTCTTGTAGAGTGGGATCCTTATTCGACACCTATTCTGACTGAGATAGGAGGGAGGATAGCACTTGGAGATATAGTGGAAGGAGTTACAGTCAAAGAAGAGGTTGATGAGACAACAGGTCTTGCCCACAAAGTTATAATAGACTATCCTGCAAATATGAGGCCGAGAGTCTCCATTAAAGATGAACACGGAAGAACAGCAAAGATTCCTGGAACGAATAATCCCGCAAGGTATCTGTTGCCATCAGGTGCGCATCTGCTTGTTGATAAGGGCGATGTTGTAATGCCCGGTGATATTCTTGCAAAGATACCGAGAGAGACAACAAAGACAAAAGATATTACAGGTGGTTTGCCAAGGGTTGCAGAACTTTTTGAGGCAAGAAGACCAAAGGAACAGGCAATAGTTACAGAGATAGATGGCATAGTAGAATTCAGAGGTGCACACAAGGGAATGAGGGTTGTAGTCGTAAAAGGAGGAGAAGATTCAAGAGAATATCTGATTCCGAAAGGCAAACATGTTACTGTACATGAAGGGGATTGGGTAAAGGCAGGAGAGCCATTAATGGATGGAGCAGTAAACCCTCACAGTATCCTTGATATACTTGGGCCAAAGGAATTGCAGAGATACCTTGTGGATGAAGTGCAAAAGGTTTACAGACTGCAAGGTGTTTCTATAAACGACAAGCATATAGAGGTAATAGTGCGTCAGATGATGAGAAAGGTGCGGATTGAAGACCCTGGAGACACTACATTCCTCATTGGTGACGAGATTGACAGAATAACCTTTATAGAAGAAAATGAAAGGGTAAGGGCTGAGGGTGGAAAGGCTGCAAGGGGGAGGCCTATGCTGCTTGGTATTACAAAGGCGTCTCTTGCAACAGAGAGCTGGGTCTCTGCAGCATCATTTCAGGAGACTACGAGGGTTCTCACAGAAGCTGCATTAAGTGGAGCTGTAGATGAGTTAAAAGGTCTTAAAGAGAATGTAATAATGGGAAGGATAATTCCAGCAGGTACAGGAATGCCTTCTTACAGAGAGACATTTATTAAAGGTGACTTTTACTCTATGCAACTTGAACACGAAGAGGTAGAGACAGAATAA
- a CDS encoding Mut7-C RNAse domain-containing protein, translating into MTAPLFIADAMLGSLSKWLRILGFDTLYFKNIDDNELIRIAKCEQRILLTRDTRLVKSKRINCYILINSNNISEQLKEVLLWLKKQGFNIIGDPRCIDCNGEISTVDRKSVINSVPEHVFVNFNSFFRCQKCGKVYWEGSHRKSIEKKIKNILGEIDTNWKN; encoded by the coding sequence ATGACTGCTCCCCTTTTTATTGCAGATGCTATGCTCGGAAGTCTATCAAAATGGCTTAGGATTTTGGGCTTTGATACCCTCTATTTTAAAAATATAGATGATAATGAATTAATAAGAATTGCAAAATGCGAGCAGAGGATATTGCTGACGAGGGATACAAGGCTTGTAAAAAGCAAAAGGATCAACTGCTATATACTTATAAATTCCAACAACATATCAGAGCAATTAAAAGAAGTTTTGTTGTGGCTCAAAAAGCAAGGGTTTAATATAATTGGAGATCCAAGGTGTATAGATTGTAATGGCGAGATCTCAACTGTTGACAGAAAATCTGTGATAAATAGTGTCCCTGAACATGTCTTTGTTAATTTCAATTCTTTTTTTAGATGCCAGAAATGTGGTAAAGTTTACTGGGAAGGTTCTCATAGAAAATCAATCGAGAAAAAGATAAAGAATATTTTGGGAGAGATTGATACCAATTGGAAGAACTAA